The following coding sequences are from one Lepisosteus oculatus isolate fLepOcu1 chromosome 19, fLepOcu1.hap2, whole genome shotgun sequence window:
- the mrtfba gene encoding myocardin-related transcription factor B isoform X7 encodes MPPLKSPAAFHEQIRSLERARTENFLKHKIRSRPERSELVRMHILQETLAEPSLQATQLKLKRARLADDLNEKIAQRPGPMELVEKNILPVDSSVKEAIIDPAVGQVNYPKTLDVYSFDEDSSDALSPEQPASQESQGSASSPGDTASSSPLQVCTRARPSHRCLPAEYYSPLISQPAPEFLKPVSTNEQQAGRLATHSQPITTAAPSKPGPTLVKQSQPKSAADKSRSKKGKEVKPRVRKLKYHQYIPPDQKSEPSEVPMDSSYARLLHQQQLFLQLQILSQQQQHYNYQAILPAPLKPVADGQNSTANASLNNNNNVPTSIVVSLPGVGSAARPNNSLALRKPGHLPANLDDMKVAELKMELKLRGLPVSGTKTDLIERLRPYQENVAPPSRGASAGLPAPGPEATAPPAAQRLASGQHGPAEGGGSTPPVSPMLSEPSHLGAEEAGGADPPGAARSPRGGAPEEPPGEPEASEKDRRLHEKERQIEELMRKLEQEQRLVEELKMQLEVEKRGQQQQQQPPPEPGPPAPVKEEGKAPQTPTPPPLVKQEEPRSSPPQQPQITPLPQFFISPQSVPQVLAQPQTLLTAQPGTQILLPVSLPGTTAAIQLPAASMNLKMQPVVQAAVSTQAPGLAQASGPQMPPHNPETTSPPQLPSQNQQVTQAFPACSGFQFGSSQPVTDIPQCFLNASPESRPARRASPSHSLPNGPTHKPPFVLQPSVFPRHPPKSKDPPRYEEAVKQTRSLPAHSSGTQVPTATSQQMDDLFDILIESGEISPFIGEDPPVAAKMMPVTASITTLPISTVLSRPPPQVQLAPPSSLVPEPAPSLASLASDNQLEALLEGTLSAEPEARALGAPRRELPLMEDLHCPLLDQPHSPMDTSDLHFADGPPASAYDLHDANLDSMEWLDLTVPGPPGGLHPLGVSPGAGVFSSDFLDAPDLHLHWD; translated from the exons ATGCCGC CCCTGAAGAGCCCAGCAGCTTTTCATGAGCAGATCCGCAGCCTGGAGAGAGCCCGG ACCGAGAACTTCCTGAAGCACAAGATCCGCAGCCGGCCGGAGCGCTCCGAGCtggtccgaatgcacatcttgCAGG AGACGCTGGCGGAGCCCTCCTTGCAGGCCACCCAGCTGAAGCTGAAGCGCGCGCGGCTGGCCGACGACCTCAACGAGAAGATCGCCCAGCGGCCCGGCCCCATGGAGCTGGTGGAGAAGAACATCCTGCCCGTGGACTCCAGCGTCAAGGAGGCCATCA TTGATCCCGCAGTGGGCCAGGTGAACTACCCCAAGACCCTGGACGTGTACTCCTTCGATGAGGACAGCAGCGACGCCCTGTCCCCCGAGCAGCCGGCCAGCCAGGAGTCCCAGGGGTCGGCCAGCTCCCCCGGGGACACCGCCTCGTCCTCCCCCCTGCAGGTCTGCACCCGAGCGCGCCCAAGCCATCGCTGCCTGCCTGCGGAG TATTACTCGCCTCTCATCTCACAACCCGCTCCAGAATTCCTCAAGCCGGTCTCCACCAATGAGCAGCAGGCTGGTCGCCTGGCAACGCACTCCCAGCCAATCACCACGGCGGCTCCTTCCAAGCCGGGTCCCACCCTCGTGAAG CAGAGCCAGCCCAAGTCAGCCGCCGACAAGAGCCGCAGCAAGAAGGGGAAGGAGGTCAAGCCCCGGGTGAGGAAGCTCAAGTACCACCAGTACATCCCGCCGGACCAGAAGTCGGAGCCCAGCGAGGTGCCCATGGACTCCTCGTACGCTCgcctcctgcaccagcagcaGCTCTTCCTGCAGCTGCAGATCCTcagccagcagcagcagcactacAACTACCAGGCCATCCTGCCTGCCCCGCTCAA GCCTGTGGCTGATGGCCAGAACAGCACTGCCAATGCCTccctcaacaacaacaacaacgtgCCCACCTCCATCGTCGTGTCCCTGCCCGGCGTGGGCAGCGCCGCGCGCCCCAACAACAGCCTGGCCCTCCGCAAGCCGGGGCATCTGCCCGCCAACCTGGACGACATGAAG GTGGCCGAGCTGAAGATGGAGCTGAAACTGCGGGGCCTTCCTGTCTCCGGAACCAAGACGGACCTCATCGAGCGGCTCCGGCCGTACCAGGAGAACGTCGCCCCCCCGTCCAGGGGCGCGTCCGCCGGGCTGCCCGCCCCGGGCCCGGAGGCCACCGCCCCCCCCGCCGCGCAGCGCCTCGCCTCTGGCCAGCACGGGCCGGCGGAGGGCGGGGGCTCCACCCCGCCGGTGTCCCCCATGCTGTCCGAGCCCTCCCACCTCGGCGCGGAGGAGGCCGGGGGGGCGGACCCGCCGGGCGCCGCGCGCTCCCCCCGCGGGGGGGCCCCCGAGGAGCCCCCCGGGGAGCCCGAGGCCTCGGAGAAGGACCGCAGGCTGCACGAGAAGGAGCGGCAGATCGAGGAGCTGATGCGCAAGCTGGAGCAGGAGCAGAGGCTGGTGGAGGAGCTCAAGATGCAGCTGGAGGTGGAGAAGAGGggtcagcagcagcagcagcagccgccGCCAGAGCCCGGCCCCCCCGCCCCCGTCAAGGAAGAGGGCAAGGCCCCCCAAACCCCCACCCCGCCCCCCCTCGTCAAGCAGGAGGAGCCCCGCTCCAGCCCTCCCCAGCAGCCCCAGATCACCCCCTTGCCTCAGTTCTTCATCAGCCCCCAGTCAGTGCCACAGGTCCTGGCACAGCCCCAGACCCTGCTGACTGCTCAGCCTGGCACCCAGATCCTCCTGCCCGTCTCCCTCCCTGGCACCACCGCCGCCATCCAGCTGCCCGCGGCCAGCATGAATCTGAAG ATGCAGCCAGTTGTCCAGGCCGCCGTCTCTACTCAAGCCCCAGGCCTCGCTCAGGCCTCTGGGCCTCAGATGCCGCCCCACAACCCGGAGACGACAAGTCCTCCGCAGCTACCCAGCCAGAACCAGCAAGTGACGCAG GCCTTCCCAGCCTGCTCTGGTTTCCAGTTCGGCTCCAGCCAGCCAGTGACTGACATCCCCCAGTGTTTCCTGAACGCCTCCCCGGAGAGCAGGCCTGCCCGCAGGGCCTCCCCCAGCCACTCGCTGCCTAACGGGCCGACGCACAAG CCCCCCTTTGTCCTGCAGCCCTCCGTCTTCCCCCGCCACCCCCCCAAGAGCAAGGACCCGCCGCGCTACGAGGAGGCCGTGAAGCAGACGCGCAGCCTGCCGGCGCACAGCAGCGGCACGCAG GTTCCCACGGCGACCAGTCAGCAGATGGACGACCTGTTTGATATCCTGATCGAGAGTGGAG AGATATCCCCTTTCATCGGCGAGGACCCGCCGGTGGCGGCCAAGATGATGCCCGTCACCGCCAGCATCACCACCCTGCCCATCAGCACGGTGCTGTCCCGGCCGCCCCCCCAGGTGCAGCTGGCGCCCCCTTCCTCGCTGGTCCCCGAGCCCGCGCCCAGCCTGGCCTCGCTGGCCTCCGACAACCAGCTGGAGGCCCTCCTGGAGGGCACGCTGTCGGCCGAGCCCGAGGCCCGGGCGCTGGGGGCGCCCCGCCGCGAGCTGCCCCTCATGGAGGACctgcactgccccctgctggaccaGCCGCACTCCCCCATGGACACCTCCGACCTGCACTTCGCCGACGGCCCCCCCGCCTCCGCCTACGACCTCCACGACGCCAACCTGGACAGCATGGAGTGGCtggacctcaccgtgcccggcccgCCGGGGGGACTCCACCCGCTGGGCGTCTCGCCTGGGGCGGGCGTCTTCTCCTCGGACTTCCTGGACGCCCCCGATCTGCATCTGCACTGGGACTGA